The sequence below is a genomic window from Macrotis lagotis isolate mMagLag1 chromosome 7, bilby.v1.9.chrom.fasta, whole genome shotgun sequence.
ctttctaaaaaaaacaaatcatatgtTTCAAACAGTGATGGCATTTCAAATGAAACCAAAATTGTGGCAATCTCAGATTtttaaacaataacaatataTTTTGAAACACTATTTGAAAAAAGTCAATATAAACAGTGAAAATATGTAACATTAATTGCTGTTTTTTTACATGACTTTGAACATTGGTTTCAAGATTTTAGAATATGCCAACTACAATTCAGATTATTGCTATTCCATTCTCAGTTGCCTGCAAACTTGCAAATAGAAGGTATAGAGTTGCAATAGTATTTTCTACCTAAAGAAAGTCTTGTTCAAGTGTCTTTATTGGGCTTTTTAAAGTAGTACCTGcctgaagaaaaatatttggcaTTTCATGAACATGCCCTAGTGATGGTGTCTCTTTTggggtgtatgtatatatatataatgataatcttttatttctgttttgagaCAGTAATGGGTAGAACACTGAATCAAGTAAATCtatatttgaatttcatttttcatttactagttgtgttatTATGGTCACAGCATAAAGCATAGGTTTGGATAGTGATCGTGCTATGTCAACACTTCATAGGGGCTACATCTTTGACAGCAACTCCTGAGGCCttctcaattcttctttttttgcctggaaagaaaatgtgacattATGTCATTCAAACATAAGGCAATTGTGATACACTGCAGATTAAGGAAAACCTGGGCAGATGAGATCAATGAGATTACTGTCAGTGATCTTTTATAATCACAAAGGATAAATGAGGTAGGACAGGAGTAAAAATAGGcaaatgttttcctgattttcaaaaaaaagaaaagatctacATCAGTACCCTTGGCTTTTATATCTGTTGAGATTCTAGAACATGTCATGACAGGATATGACAGACTTGGATAACTAGATAATAATAGCTATCTAGTTAGCAAACAACTAAATATTTGGTCTTGGGTCTCAAGACGGGCTCCTTCCTAATCTATAGTTAAACAGTCAAGGAGTGTCTTATACAACATATAAAATGCATCAAACCCAGTTTCACAAAGGACACACATATAGTGATTAGCAAATAAACACATTTGTCCAAATCCTCGTCTTCTAGTTTCTGGCTGCAAAAGTTCTCTCTTCTTCAAAATTCTTGCCCTCAAATAGGCAAGTATCACTGAGCAATAAGTCTCCACCAATGAGCAAGGTCTTATGtaaatagatttagagctgtagGATGACCAGAGGAACATAGAACAGTTGTCTTAATCAATGCATCTATCAAAAATCTTGCATAATCTTAAAATAAGCACATATATTGCTCTTCCATATgacatgttttaaaataaataatagacaGTAAGACCTTGTATTTTCTACATATTTCAGTTAACTGTGTGAATGTGAAGATTTTTTGACTGTAGAAAATCACTTGTAAAATCCatctattttcttcttaaatatccataaaatatgaaacaattatGAATTCATTCTTACAAAGATTTTATACAAAACACAACAAAGACACATTTGCTTTTAATGTTTCAATCTCCTTTTCTTGGTCTAtggttttttataatttcttgatatCTTCCCCCTTGAGATATTTTGAGAAATGGTCTGGATGCTTTAAAAattgtgattttgttttttttaaccttcctcAATCCCTTCATGGAACCCTCAGTCCAactaacacaaacacacagagctCCTCAaggacagaatttttttttaactttctttgtatctccaacactcAACATAGCCTAGATCAGAATTAACACTtagtaatgcttgttgattgacaaTCTaagtatccatatatatatatatatatatatatatatatatatatatatatacatgacaTAGACATACATAATACATGATAACAAAATACACAGTAACTCTGCCCCCTACACATATCTACTCTATGAACAAAGATATTTAGGCATACCTCATGCTTATATCCAAGTCATTCTACCTTCAAATTAAGTGCTCTTTCCAGGGTTCTTTACCTTGCTACCTGCCCCAGCATATCCATTTAGAATATGCATTCAACCTATAGTACCTGCAGGTGGCCTTAATAATAGGTGAGAAGTATGACTAGAGCAGTAAAGGAAAGAACTGAAAGAGGAAAAGTAGAAGCCCAAGACTTCATTTAATGGTCCTGTCCCCTGGGTAGGTATCTTGCCATCTCATTAAGTGATGTATAATATCCCTTCCCTTTTACAGGTACCTTTTAATGTCTTATGTCATATAATGCTTTCATCTTTGTCCCAATCTAATTCACTTTGGCTCTTTACCTTCAATTCATGCTTAATTCTTAAGGTCTTTTAGTCTTTGCATCTGTCCTCGGATAATAGTCTTCACTGTTTCATTGCGGAGtgtaaaaataaagggattgagGACAGGGGTCAAGATAGAAGTGACTAAGACCACAAACTTGTTGAGCTCCACAGAATGTGCCTTCCCAGGTTGAACATAGACAAAGATTGTGCTGCTATAACCAATAAAGACCAGAGTTAGATGGGAACTGCATGTGGAAAAGGCCTTCTGTCGGCCACTGGCAGAAGGAATACGCAACACAGTGGTTATGATATAGCCATAGGAGACAAGTGTTACAAGGAAGGAGCTGAGGACAAAAGCCAATGACATCATAAAATCCCAGAACTCTAGCAAGGATGTATTTGAACAAGCTAATTGTAGCAGTGGGGCATTATCACAGAAAAAGTGGTTAATGATGTTGCCATGACAATAGGAGAGCTGCATCCGGGAGAGAACAGTGGGCACCATGGCTAGGAAGGGTGCTGCCCAGGCTGCCCCTGCCAAAGAGACACATATTACCGAACTCATAAGGGTACCATAGCGAAGTGGGTGGCAAATAGCCATGAAGCGGTCCAAAGCCATGTCTGCCAAGATCAGGAAGGTGGTAGAaccaaaagagaaatagaaataaaattggaCCATGCAGCCAGCAAAGGTAATTGTTTTGGTGGAGGCATGGAGATCTGAAAGCATCTTGGGCACTACAGTCATGGTGACCAAAGTCTCTAGTAGGGCAAAATTTCCCAGGAAGAAGTACATGGGAGTATGTAGTTGGGCATTGGTCAACACCATAGCAATGATGATTATGTTTCCTATGAAGGCCAGAAGATAAAGTACCAGGAAGGGCCCATATAGTACCACTTGCAGCTCCCCAAAGGCTGAGAAACCCAAAAGGATAAATTCAGATGGGTGACTCAGATTTGCCATATTCTTATGCCAAGgacatctgaaaagaaaaaaaaagaaattaggggaTTAAAAAGAGAGAcatgacagaaagagaaaaaagagaaagaagggaagaaaagacagagaagcagaaaaattgaaagatttaaagagagacagacagacaaacataGACAACAAGAGAAAGTAAAAGGGTCagaatcagaaagagaaaaagagataagagggaaaaagaagagaagacagagaaacagagatggaaaaattgaaagagacttaaaaagagagagacagagacagaaaggtaggaaaaagaagagaaaggcagagagacagagatagaatcagaaatgtaatagaaaaaaggaaatggacatagaaagaaaaagaaacatagaaatatagaaattaaaatagagtgataatgaggaaaaaagaaacataggtaaagggagaagaggggacagaattgggggggggagcagaaaGAGATTTTTCAAGTATCTTGTGTGTTTGAATTTAGCTTAGGGATTATTGTCAATCTGTTGTGCTCTTCCAAGAATGTATGTCTGATTTGCCTTTGGAAAATTTATTCCTGTACTATATCAGTTAATTCCCAAACTGGACTCTCTGTTAATCTGTTTTTAGAAGTTGAGGGTAGAGagaatattcaattttttttagtccAGACTTTCCCTTAATTGTAGGGAAGACCCTATCCAGTACAGGCCagatgattggtggatttttcattctttgaagatCTCCTGAGATGCACATTATGCATTACATTTTGGTAGCTCTTATCAATAGACACCTATTTGTCATTGACATAAGACTGTCTTGACAGAAGGTGTATGGTAATAATTGctgaattgatttgaattctgGGAGATTGAACTCTGAGCTGACCTCAGTTATAGCAAAGCAATTTCTTGTCATGACTCAAATTAAAATAGGAAGTACAGTAAATTGTTTGTTCAATTTAACTCGAATTGTGCTGATATCATCTGGGAAAACCTCCGTTTCAGCTCTCTGATATTTAAAGCGATTTTATATGGGCTTGTTGCATTTTCAAGAGAAGGTGGATGCTTAGAAAGTAATCAACATTCTTTATAACAGAAAGGTTTTTCTTGCTGACTATGAGTTCAGCAAAGAAGCAAGTGTGCCAGGAAAAATGCATTTGAATGATGAAAGACTACCAGTAAAAGACTTTTATGACAGATGGAAAGACTCACACAGATTTTTTGAGAGACAACAATGTACAgtgaaaagtaataaaaatgataggcACAATTCATACACACTACTCTTGGAGACAGAAAAACTGGAGCTTGAATCTTTCCTCATTTGTGTACTAGATGTGTGAACCTGAGCGAGTCATTTAACctgcctgccttagtttcctcaactataaaatgggggtgataattcCATTCAGCTCCCatagttgttgtgagaattaaataagataatatttgcaaagtgtttatgCACAGTGCTTCACACATagaatatacttaataaatgattacccCCACCCTTGTTTCTTCTCCCAGGCTtagttttcttaaatgaaaatgGAGATTATAGCAGTGCCTACATTGTAGGGCTGTTAGAATCAAATTATTCAATGTATGCAAAggattttgcaaaccttaaaaaattagagaaatactagctgttatcattataattattaatattaatctaGTACCTCAATAAAACAAAGTATATTGTATTCTACATTCTTCTATGATCTTCACAATAGTCCTATTAAATAGATACTAAAAGTATGACTATCCCTACTTTACATTAGGAAACTGGGACTTGAAGGGTCTAATGACAAGGTTAGTAAttgtcagaagcaggacttgaatctTAATCTTCCTGACTACCAGAGTAGCACTTTGGAAAACTAGTGTCGCAAGATCTGTATGAAAGTTCTGCTTTTGGCAATTATTCTGTAACTTCAGCCTCTGTTTTCCTCTATGTAAATGaagtaaatagaagaaaaaaagacacagTCAATGAATGggtggctaggcggtgcagtggatagagcactggccctggagccaggaggacctgagttcaaatctgacctcagacacttaataattacttagctgtgtggacttgcgcgagccacttaaccccattgccttgcaaaataaaaaaccccttaaaaaagTAGTCGATGAGCTTGAACCTCAGTCTCTTAGCTGAAAAACAGGGATAATATATGTCTCTCCTAGTTATTAGCATCATCACAATGTTTAGGTATAGGGAAAAAAGACTGCAAAGTTCTGGGATAAAATCCATCAACTGGAAGATAAAGTTAGattcaatgaaataatgaaaattgaaTGGAACTATTTCATTTAACATTCTAGAGAGCTGGATCCATGACCTTGTCATTCAGTCTTACATGAAGTTTCTACAGAATATAATCTTGGCTTCATTAAGAAATCAATTTAGGGCAAAAGTTGAGGATTCATTTATAAGTAGACTGATTCCTCCAATGCTCAGACCCCAGATGGTCCATATACCCGACCAGATCTCCTTCTATCCCTCTAATTAGTGCCTTCTTTATGAGATGCTTTTAGCAGGAAACTTACCTTTGATGTCACTGGAGTGAGTGACTGTAGTTACCAATGCTGAATTGGGAGGTTCATTGCCTTAGTCTTCAGCAGGTCAGGGATCACAGAGGAAATCTCTTTCTCAGAAAGTTGGGTGGATGTGAGGAAGGAGAACCCTATTGAATTAAGAATATGGCTTCCTAACTGACACCCAGCTAAAATATTTCAGTTCAGCAAAGTGGATGCTGTAAAGAAAGAGtcattccctctcccttccttctctaggTAGCCTTCATGGTCTACTGGAGGAAGGAGTGCAGTCCCATAGGACATAAAGATATGGATGATTCCTGTAAGAGATGCATTTactctttgaactcaggttctttttCCACTTCTGATCACAACTGCCCCTTCTTTACCCTGGATATTTTGTGTCTGGTTCTCTATCTTCCTAGTTGTATTTGGGAACTCCTGATTACTTACCACTCATTAGAGCAGAAGTGAATAGAGCTATATTGACTCTCTCAATGAATTCTCTATGGGGCTGGGAGGCAGAAGCTGGGGGGGGGTCCCTTGGGGCCTGGAGAAAGCTGTTTGCCTACAACCTAAACTAACAAAAAGGTCAAATGTCTAAGAGATCAACTTGGGACTAGGAAGGTGGAACAAGAAGCTTGTGAAAAATATCAAGGCTATAGCATTGCCTGATTCTTTAGGAGCAGGAGTGAAGGATCCTATTGGGGCTATATTCTTAATCAGGATctgtttttctccttctcttcctcccacccccaaatgTGGATACAATGATGAATAGAGATTGATGAGGGGATAGTGCATATTTCTAATAGTCTATGTAGTtattcatatatgtttatatatgtataccatAGATGGGACAACATGCTTCATATCCTTTCTACCTCAATTAAGCTAAATGGTTATGCCTCAGGATGCATTTTGGCCCCAAAATATTATACTTCTGTCTGGAGCAGAATATGtgtacattatttttaaatgagccCATGTTTCCTACTTACTAGCCACCCATCCCCATCCCTTCAGGGGGAAAGGTAGAATGGAATCCCAGGATTTAAACTACAGGATGATTCCCTTCATGGTTCAATCTCAGGGGGTTAATTACTTTAACCACTTCTTAAGAGTTGCTAACAATTATTAAAGGACTTAGAGGATAAAATAAACTGGAATAGACCCATCTCCTTTTTGCCCTTAATGACAAGTTATCTATACTTGATGCCATCTTCTCACTAAACCCCTCCTTACCTCTTTCAATCTATCTGCTGTTCTCACTACTCTAACCAAAGTACATTTTCAAGTCACCAGTGAAATACTTTTCCATTCTCTTTGACACCACTTAGCATATCCTCATATTAGACACTGTTCTCCCTTAGTTTTATGGGCACTCATTCCTTCTTGGTTCCAGCCCATCCTCACAAAcatcatttggaaaaaatatctCCTGAAGATTTGTAGACAGACATTCCTACCAAGTGTCAACCATCAGTCAACCACTGGACAGAAAAGTCAGCCCAGCTGAAGCAGCAAGGTGACttgaggaaaataaaggaaagtatGTGTCAGGCAAATCAAAGCATCACTCTTATCTTGATCACCCTCTCCCCTCAAGATCTGATGGGAGTCATAGTGCTTTCAACTCAGCCATCATCCTGTGGAGATGTGACTGGGTAACTATCTGCTACTGCAGGTGTTACAGTCCCAGCTACTGAATACTCAGAAAGGAGAGTGCAAGTACTCAGTCCTCGACTCTGTCAAATACATCAGGAAACCAATATGgttttatcaatgaaaataacattaaagaaaaggCATTATCTGCTTTGCCACTATTCTGAGGGTCATATGACTTTTCTACCATACTTAAAGTTAAAACTATGCAAACATgttctctctcccattagaaagAATACCCTGAGAACCAATTGTAATACTTTGCTGAACTTAGTACAATGctatatagtaagcatttaattaatgttttattcattcatcaattCAATCAAAACACCACCAAAAACTGCCAAATAAACTGAGTGTAGAGCCaaatcactttttaaagaaaacttgatTGGTCATTATTCAAATGACTTAAAGAGGGgtaaagccaagatggtggcatgaaagcatttcccaggaactccttccccccatcttccaagaaaacaaacaaatgatggcTCTgttcaaaatttagaggggcagaacccacagaaagactgagtgaaacattttcccagtccaagataacttagaaattccatgggaaaggtgtgtttcaccaggactggagGCTAGTCTTTGgcagaggaaatgaataaacagaaaaagaagaatctgaccatagagaattactttagtcccatggaagatcaaaacacattctcagatgatgacaaaatcgaagcttctgtatccaaaacctccaagagaaatagaaaatgtgctcagactatggatgagctcaaagaagattttgaaaagcaattaagagggatggaggaaaaattgggaggagaaatgagagtgatgcagaaaaatcatgaaaaccaaataaaaagcttggtgaaagatatacaaaaaaatactgaagaaaataatgttaaaaaccagtttagacctaatggaaaaagcaaaatgaaagtcaaataaggagaagaatgccttaaaaagcagaactggccagctagaaaaggagattaaaaaaaagctctctgaagaaaataattccttcaaatgcagaatggaactaaaggaagctgatgactttgtaagaaatcaggaagaaataaaactctttccaaaaagccaaaaattagaagaaaatgtggaaaaacattggaaaaacaaccaacctcaagaacagatccagaagaaataaagtcATGACCcagagaagagcctagacttcatttttcaagaaataatacagcaaaattgccctgagatcctagaaacagagggtaaaatagaaattgagagaattcactgtttacctcctgaaagagatcccaaaagaaaaacttccaggagtattataaccaaattccaaaactcccaaatcaaagagaaaattctaaaagcttccagaagccaacaattcaactaccaaggctctatagtcaggattacccaggatctaacagcatctatattaagggctcataaaaattggaatatgacattctggaaggcaaaagatcttggtttacaaccgagaatcaactatccagcaaaattgaacattctctttcacagtaaaagatggactttcaatgaaacaggggactttcaaactttcctattgagatgaccagagctgaacataaagtttgatttccaagttcAGGACACTGGTgcaccatagagggagtggaagagaaggactaaatatgaggaacttaatgatattgaactgttcgtattcctgcatgagaagaagatattgataactcatatgaactttctcatttataagagctgttagaaggagcatatatagacaggaaataggaaggaacagaatataatggcaaaatatagtaaaaagatggagtcaatgggtgataaaggaaagtactgggaggaaggaaaaggagatgaagaagctaagaaatttcacataagagtcaagaaaaaacttttccaatgaagtgaaaagggggaaggcaaaggggaatgagtgagccttcattgtcatcagaaatggatcagagcagaaataacatacacacttaatagggtgaggaaatctattttaccctagagaaataaaaagaaaaaaggggatggGATAAGgcagaatggggggagggaaggggggggaataggtgatgaagagagggaa
It includes:
- the LOC141493777 gene encoding olfactory receptor 6V1-like; amino-acid sequence: MANLSHPSEFILLGFSAFGELQVVLYGPFLVLYLLAFIGNIIIIAMVLTNAQLHTPMYFFLGNFALLETLVTMTVVPKMLSDLHASTKTITFAGCMVQFYFYFSFGSTTFLILADMALDRFMAICHPLRYGTLMSSVICVSLAGAAWAAPFLAMVPTVLSRMQLSYCHGNIINHFFCDNAPLLQLACSNTSLLEFWDFMMSLAFVLSSFLVTLVSYGYIITTVLRIPSASGRQKAFSTCSSHLTLVFIGYSSTIFVYVQPGKAHSVELNKFVVLVTSILTPVLNPFIFTLRNETVKTIIRGQMQRLKDLKN